The following proteins are co-located in the Tripterygium wilfordii isolate XIE 37 chromosome 2, ASM1340144v1, whole genome shotgun sequence genome:
- the LOC120007503 gene encoding 10 kDa chaperonin, mitochondrial-like — MAKRLIPTFNRVLIEKVVPPAKTNAGILLPEKSSKLNSGKVVAVGPGGRDREGKHIPPSVKEGDTVLLPQYGGTEVKLGEKEYLLFRDEDILGTLHD; from the exons ATGGCGAAGCGCCTGATCCCAACCTTCAACCGTGTCCTGATCGAGAAGGTCGTCCCACCCGCCAAAACCAACGCCGGCATCCTCCTACCTGAGAAGTCCTCCAAG TTGAACTCGGGCAAAGTGGTGGCTGTGGGTCCCGGAGGAAGGGACAGAGAAGGGAAACACATTCCTCCTTCTGTTAAGGAAGGCGATACTGTGCTCTTGCCTCAATATGGTGGCACTGAAGTGAAGCTTGGTGAAAAAGA GTACCTGTTGTTTAGGGACGAGGACATCTTGGGCACTCTGCATGATTAA
- the LOC120007494 gene encoding SEC12-like protein 2: MGKKSKGSDHPCLQKYGVPFFGAAFVPYKEVRSKLSNLQEDHRDSSTDEISDDKSAAVSGTSDHGNYVVLAGGGGEGHSGIPNSIILARFDFDSNSLSAQPVAKLGLGSDCPYRMVVHPGGDGIICALSKSCRLIEWDEVKSAEDHKLVLKASDKVLTPLEDIKQQLALAFNAEGSILAVGGEDGNLRVFKWPGMEVLLHDAQAHSSVKDLSFSPDGKFLISLGRGGPGRVWDVSSSTVVASLQKENDEVFAFCRFSQSDGGHHVLYTAGVKGQRGSIVSWNTTSWKRMGSKQVVRDPISSFNVSSDGKLLSVGTIEGDILVINSRNMQVQNLIRKAHLGMVTTLAFTNDSRALVSASMDSSARVTVIEEKKSGGLSMWVIMFILFAIAVYFLKQEGILPQLLEKTGCTIQM, from the exons ATGGGGAAGAAGAGCAAAGGTTCGGATCATCCATGCTTGCAGAAGTACGGCGTCCCATTCTTCGGAGCTGCCTTTGTTCCTTACAAGGAAGTCAGATCCAAGCTCTCCAATCTTCAAGAGGATCACCGTGATTCCTCTACCGATGAGATTTCCGACGATAAATCAGCCGCTGTGTCGGGTACGTCCGATCACGGAAACTACGTCGTTTTGGCAGGTGGAGGTGGCGAAGGTCACAGCGGGATCCCTAACTCCATTATCCTCGCGAGGTTCGACTTCGATTCAAATTCTCTCTCGGCACAGCCG gTGGCTAAGCTTGGACTTGGTTCGGATTGTCCATATAGAATGGTTGTTCACCCAGGTGGAGATGGTATTATTTGCGCATTGTCAAAAAGTTGCAG ATTGATTGAGTGGGATGAGGTCAAGAGTGCTGAAGACCACAAACTTGTGTTGAAAGCATCAGATAAAGTGCTCACCCCGCTAGAAGACATTAAGCAGCAGTTAGCATTGGCGTTTAACGCTGAGGGTTCTATACTTGCTGTTGGTGGAGAG GATGGAAATTTAAGGGTTTTTAAGTGGCCTGGTATGGAAGTTCTTCTCCATGATGCTCAAGCTCATTCTTCTGTGAAGGACTTGTCTTTCAG CCCTGATGGAAAATTTCTCATCTCCTTGGGAAGGGGTGGCCCTGGTAGAGTTTGGGATGTATCGTCATCGACAGTAGTGGCTTCTCTACAAAAGGAAAAT GATGAAGTCTTTGCCTTTTGCAGATTTTCACAGAGCGATGGTGGGCATCATGTTCTATACACTGCTGGAGTAAAAG GACAACGTGGAAGTATTGTCTCTTGGAACACAACATCATGGAAGAGAATGGGCTCCAAACAAGTCGTTCGCGATCCCATATCCTCCTTCAATGTTTCATCTGACGGAAAGCTCCTTTCAGT TGGAACAATTGAAGGAGACATCTTGGTAATAAATTCAAGGAACATGCAAGTTCAAAATCTAATTCGAAAAGCGCATCTTGGAATGGTTACGACATTAGCATTTACTAATGATTCAAG GGCTTTGGTGTCTGCATCTATGGATTCAAGTGCAAGAGTAACGGTGATTGAGGAAAAGAAAAGCG GAGGTCTAAGCATGTGGGTCATCATGTTCATTTTATTTGCAATAGCTGTGTATTTCCTGAAGCAAGAAGGAATCCTTCCTCAGCTGTTAGAGAAGACTGGCTGCACTATACAAATGTGA
- the LOC120007477 gene encoding uncharacterized protein LOC120007477 isoform X1, whose protein sequence is MDDGVVQRVFQEGGRDYESSSTSSVLQSLPLHASFDHGYYLLVKSIQELRQKKDGLVTVGIGGPSGSGKTSLAEKVASVIGCTIISMENYRDGVDEGNVLDSLDFDTLVQNLEDLTKGQDTMMPVFDYQQKKRIGSKAIKSSSSGVVVVDGTYALNARLRSLLDIRVAVVGGVHFSLLSKVRYDIGDSCSLDYLIDSIFPLFRKNIEPDLHHAQIRINNSFVSSFREAIYKLKCRSETPDRHSAFAFQENEAKTDNFIEMYLRPPSASEEARINDWIKVRQSGIRYYLSLGDQRIVDKNFIIRPKAEFEVGRMTLGGLLALGYNVVVSYKRASISVNIDSLSLSRETIDTLDETYMVLRGTNRKTVGAEALKLAINGPWITKSYLEMILERKGVPRLNTPPPISSTSVVTNQERMIAAPRPIRTTSNLVTRLEDLSQPWTRSPTKLKMEPVLAAWHFISSDTLHADSSVIGFSRETTTDSSSFRDTIKLAPMPDSYDLDRGLLLSVQAIQALLENKGLPVVVGIGGPSGSGKTSLAHKMANIVGCEVVSLESYFKSEQVKDFKYDDFSSLDLSLLSKNIADIRNRRRTKAPIFDLETGARSGFKDLEVSEDCGVIIFEGVYALHPEIRKSLDLWIAVVGGVHSHLISRVQRDKSKVGCFLSQNEIMMTVFPMFQQHIEPHLVHAHLKIRNDFDPVLSPESSLFVLKTNKQVAYQDILKVLDPAKFCSSIQNFIDIYLRLPGIPTNGQFTESDCIRVRICEGRFAVLIREPIREGNFIIQPKVDFDISISTVAGLLNLGYQAVAYIEASAFIYQDGKILIEVDHLQGSPSPYLQIKGVDKDAVAAAGSMLKLDGSYTTKSYLQIILERLPSVERSSSGIHAQQAARLQ, encoded by the exons ATGGACGACGGGGTTGTTCAGCGAGTTTTTCAAGAAGGAGGCCGAGACTACGAATCATCTTCTACTTCTTCCGTTCTCCAATCTCTTCCCCTTCATGCG TCTTTTGATCATGGGTATTACTTGTTAGTAAAATCCATTCAAGAACTCAGACAGAAAAAAGATGGTCTTGTTACTGTTGGTATTGGCGGTCCTAGTGGTTCTGGCAAAACAAG CTTAGCTGAGAAGGTTGCATCTGTAATTGGTTGTACTATTATCTCAATGGAGAACTATCGTGATGGTGTTGATGAAGGGAATGTTTTGGATTCATTAGATTTTGATACATTGGTACAAAATCTTGAG gACTTGACAAAAGGCCAAGATACTATGATGCCGGTGTTTGATTACCAACAAAAGAAACGCATTGGTTCAAAGGCAATAAAAAGTTCTTCATCTGGGGTG GTTGTAGTTGATGGTACCTATGCTCTGAATGCAAGATTGCGCTCTTTGCTAGACATACGGGTTGCAGTG GTTGGTGGTGTTCACTTTAGTCTCCTTTCTAAAGTCCGATATGACATTGGGGATTCTTGTTCCCTGGATTATCTTATTGACAGCATTTTCCCATTGTTCAGAAAGAACATTGAGCCAGACCTACATCACGCACAa ATTAGAATAAACAACAGCTTTGTTTCATCATTTAGAGAAGCAATCTACAAGCTGAAGTGTAGAAGTGAG ACACCAGACAGGCATTCTGCCTTTGCctttcaagaaaatgaagcaaAAACGGATAA TTTTATTGAGATGTATCTTAGGCCTCCATCAGCAAGTGAAGAGGCGCGGATAAATGATTGGATTAAGGTGCGTCAATCTGGTATAAGGTATTATCTATCACTTGGGGACCAGAGGATTGTGGACAAAAATTTCATAATCAGGCCAAAAGCTGAATTTGAG GTTGGCCGTATGACACTTGGTGGATTGCTGGCTTTGGGGTACAATGTTGTTGTCAGTTATAAACGGGCATCAATATCTGTTAATATTGACAGTCTTTCATTATCACGTGAAACCATTGATACTCTTGATGAGACGTACATGGTGCTGAGGGGCACAAATAGGAAA ACAGTTGGGGCTGAAGCATTAAAGCTAGCTATCAATGGACCGTGGATCACCAAATCATATCTGGAGATGATTCTTGAGAGAAAAG GTGTACCACGACTTAATACACCGCCACCTATTTCCAGCACATCTGTAGTTACCAATCAAGAAAGGATGATCGCTGCCCCAAGGCCAATTCGTACGACTTCAAACCTTGTTACTCGGCTTGAAGACCTATCTCAGCCTTGGACACGATCcccaacaaaattgaaaatggaACCTGTATTAGCAGCATGGCATTTCATCTCATCAGATACATTGCATGCTGATAGCTCAGTAATAG GCTTCTCTCGTGAAACAACCacagattcttcttctttcagggATACAATAAAGCTTGCTCCAATGCCTGATTCATATGATCTAGATAGAGGACTGCTGCTTTCAGTTCAAGCCATACAA GCTTTGTTGGAGAATAAAGGTCTCCCTGTTGTAGTTGGAATTG GAGGTCCAAGTGGATCTGGGAAAACTAGTCTGGCTCATAAAATGGCAAATATTGTTGGTTGCGAAGTGGTTTCCCTTGAAAGCTATTTTAAATCTGAACAAGTGAAGGATTTTAAGTATGATGACTTTAGCTCTCTTGATCTATCTTTGCTTTCTAAG AACATTGCTGACATTCGGAACCGTCGAAGAACAAAAGCACCCATTTTTGACTTGGAGACTGGTGCTCGTAGTGGCTTCAAGGATCTTGAAGTTTCTGAAGATTGTGGCGTG ATAATTTTTGAAGGCGTTTATGCTCTGCATCCTGAGATACGAAAGTCACTTGACTTGTGGATTGCTGTT GTTGGAGGTGTTCATTCGCATCTGATTTCTCGAGTTCAGAGGGACAAGAGTAAAGTGGGATGTTTCTTATCTCAAAATGAGATCATGATGACGGTGTTCCCAATGTTCCAGCAGCACATTGAACCTCATCTTGTTCATGCACAT CTTAAGATTCGAAATGACTTTGATCCGGTGCTTTCCCCTGAGAGTTCGTTGTTTGTTTTAAAGACTAACAAGCAA GTGGCTTACCAAGATATTTTAAAAGTCCTAGATCCTGCAAAGTTTTGTAGTTCCATTCAGAATTTCATTGATATATACTTGAGGCTTCCGGGAATCCCGACTAATGGGCAATTTACAGAGAGTGATTGTATACGTGTCAGAATATGTGAGGGTAGATTTGCAGTGCTTATACGAGAG CCCATAAGAGAGGGGAATTTCATCATTCAGCCCAAAGTGGACTTTGATATTAGCATCAGTACAGTGGCCGGCCTTCTTAACCTTGG GTATCAAGCTGTAGCATATATTGAAGCATCCGCGTTCATCTACCAGGATGGAAAG ATTCTTATTGAGGTTGATCATCTACAAGGTTCCCCTAGCCCTTACCTTCAGATCAAAGGGGTTGATAAGGATGCTGTGGCTGCTGCTGGTTCAATGCTTAAACTGGATGGCTCATATACAACAAAG AGTTATCTTCAAATAATTTTGGAAAGACTACCTTCCGTTGAGAGGAGTTCAAGCGGAATCCATGCTCAGCAAGCTGCGAGATTGCAGTAA
- the LOC120007477 gene encoding uncharacterized protein LOC120007477 isoform X2, whose protein sequence is MDDGVVQRVFQEGGRDYESSSTSSVLQSLPLHASFDHGYYLLVKSIQELRQKKDGLVTVGIGGPSGSGKTSLAEKVASVIGCTIISMENYRDGVDEGNVLDSLDFDTLVQNLEDLTKGQDTMMPVFDYQQKKRIGSKAIKSSSSGVVVVDGTYALNARLRSLLDIRVAVVGGVHFSLLSKVRYDIGDSCSLDYLIDSIFPLFRKNIEPDLHHAQIRINNSFVSSFREAIYKLKCRSETPDRHSAFAFQENEAKTDNFIEMYLRPPSASEEARINDWIKVRQSGIRYYLSLGDQRIVDKNFIIRPKAEFEVGRMTLGGLLALGYNVVVSYKRASISVNIDSLSLSRETIDTLDETYMVLRGTNRKTVGAEALKLAINGPWITKSYLEMILERKGVPRLNTPPPISSTSVVTNQERMIAAPRPIRTTSNLVTRLEDLSQPWTRSPTKLKMEPVLAAWHFISSDTLHADSSVIGFSRETTTDSSSFRDTIKLAPMPDSYDLDRGLLLSVQAIQALLENKGLPVVVGIGGPSGSGKTSLAHKMANIVGCEVVSLESYFKSEQVKDFKYDDFSSLDLSLLSKNIADIRNRRRTKAPIFDLETGARSGFKDLEVSEDCGVIIFEGVYALHPEIRKSLDLWIAVVGGVHSHLISRVQRDKSKVGCFLSQNEIMMTVFPMFQQHIEPHLVHAHLKIRNDFDPVLSPESSLFVLKTNKQVAYQDILKVLDPAKFCSSIQNFIDIYLRLPGIPTNGQFTESDCIRVRICEGRFAVLIREPIREGNFIIQPKVDFDISISTVAGLLNLGYQAVAYIEASAFIYQDGKAMIPGLFTLPCFTDVGYA, encoded by the exons ATGGACGACGGGGTTGTTCAGCGAGTTTTTCAAGAAGGAGGCCGAGACTACGAATCATCTTCTACTTCTTCCGTTCTCCAATCTCTTCCCCTTCATGCG TCTTTTGATCATGGGTATTACTTGTTAGTAAAATCCATTCAAGAACTCAGACAGAAAAAAGATGGTCTTGTTACTGTTGGTATTGGCGGTCCTAGTGGTTCTGGCAAAACAAG CTTAGCTGAGAAGGTTGCATCTGTAATTGGTTGTACTATTATCTCAATGGAGAACTATCGTGATGGTGTTGATGAAGGGAATGTTTTGGATTCATTAGATTTTGATACATTGGTACAAAATCTTGAG gACTTGACAAAAGGCCAAGATACTATGATGCCGGTGTTTGATTACCAACAAAAGAAACGCATTGGTTCAAAGGCAATAAAAAGTTCTTCATCTGGGGTG GTTGTAGTTGATGGTACCTATGCTCTGAATGCAAGATTGCGCTCTTTGCTAGACATACGGGTTGCAGTG GTTGGTGGTGTTCACTTTAGTCTCCTTTCTAAAGTCCGATATGACATTGGGGATTCTTGTTCCCTGGATTATCTTATTGACAGCATTTTCCCATTGTTCAGAAAGAACATTGAGCCAGACCTACATCACGCACAa ATTAGAATAAACAACAGCTTTGTTTCATCATTTAGAGAAGCAATCTACAAGCTGAAGTGTAGAAGTGAG ACACCAGACAGGCATTCTGCCTTTGCctttcaagaaaatgaagcaaAAACGGATAA TTTTATTGAGATGTATCTTAGGCCTCCATCAGCAAGTGAAGAGGCGCGGATAAATGATTGGATTAAGGTGCGTCAATCTGGTATAAGGTATTATCTATCACTTGGGGACCAGAGGATTGTGGACAAAAATTTCATAATCAGGCCAAAAGCTGAATTTGAG GTTGGCCGTATGACACTTGGTGGATTGCTGGCTTTGGGGTACAATGTTGTTGTCAGTTATAAACGGGCATCAATATCTGTTAATATTGACAGTCTTTCATTATCACGTGAAACCATTGATACTCTTGATGAGACGTACATGGTGCTGAGGGGCACAAATAGGAAA ACAGTTGGGGCTGAAGCATTAAAGCTAGCTATCAATGGACCGTGGATCACCAAATCATATCTGGAGATGATTCTTGAGAGAAAAG GTGTACCACGACTTAATACACCGCCACCTATTTCCAGCACATCTGTAGTTACCAATCAAGAAAGGATGATCGCTGCCCCAAGGCCAATTCGTACGACTTCAAACCTTGTTACTCGGCTTGAAGACCTATCTCAGCCTTGGACACGATCcccaacaaaattgaaaatggaACCTGTATTAGCAGCATGGCATTTCATCTCATCAGATACATTGCATGCTGATAGCTCAGTAATAG GCTTCTCTCGTGAAACAACCacagattcttcttctttcagggATACAATAAAGCTTGCTCCAATGCCTGATTCATATGATCTAGATAGAGGACTGCTGCTTTCAGTTCAAGCCATACAA GCTTTGTTGGAGAATAAAGGTCTCCCTGTTGTAGTTGGAATTG GAGGTCCAAGTGGATCTGGGAAAACTAGTCTGGCTCATAAAATGGCAAATATTGTTGGTTGCGAAGTGGTTTCCCTTGAAAGCTATTTTAAATCTGAACAAGTGAAGGATTTTAAGTATGATGACTTTAGCTCTCTTGATCTATCTTTGCTTTCTAAG AACATTGCTGACATTCGGAACCGTCGAAGAACAAAAGCACCCATTTTTGACTTGGAGACTGGTGCTCGTAGTGGCTTCAAGGATCTTGAAGTTTCTGAAGATTGTGGCGTG ATAATTTTTGAAGGCGTTTATGCTCTGCATCCTGAGATACGAAAGTCACTTGACTTGTGGATTGCTGTT GTTGGAGGTGTTCATTCGCATCTGATTTCTCGAGTTCAGAGGGACAAGAGTAAAGTGGGATGTTTCTTATCTCAAAATGAGATCATGATGACGGTGTTCCCAATGTTCCAGCAGCACATTGAACCTCATCTTGTTCATGCACAT CTTAAGATTCGAAATGACTTTGATCCGGTGCTTTCCCCTGAGAGTTCGTTGTTTGTTTTAAAGACTAACAAGCAA GTGGCTTACCAAGATATTTTAAAAGTCCTAGATCCTGCAAAGTTTTGTAGTTCCATTCAGAATTTCATTGATATATACTTGAGGCTTCCGGGAATCCCGACTAATGGGCAATTTACAGAGAGTGATTGTATACGTGTCAGAATATGTGAGGGTAGATTTGCAGTGCTTATACGAGAG CCCATAAGAGAGGGGAATTTCATCATTCAGCCCAAAGTGGACTTTGATATTAGCATCAGTACAGTGGCCGGCCTTCTTAACCTTGG GTATCAAGCTGTAGCATATATTGAAGCATCCGCGTTCATCTACCAGGATGGAAAG GCTATGATACCCGGACTCTTCACTTTGCCTTGCTTTACCGATGTCGGGTATGCATGA
- the LOC120007477 gene encoding uridine-cytidine kinase C-like isoform X3, which translates to MDDGVVQRVFQEGGRDYESSSTSSVLQSLPLHASFDHGYYLLVKSIQELRQKKDGLVTVGIGGPSGSGKTSLAEKVASVIGCTIISMENYRDGVDEGNVLDSLDFDTLVQNLEDLTKGQDTMMPVFDYQQKKRIGSKAIKSSSSGVVVVDGTYALNARLRSLLDIRVAVVGGVHFSLLSKVRYDIGDSCSLDYLIDSIFPLFRKNIEPDLHHAQIRINNSFVSSFREAIYKLKCRSETPDRHSAFAFQENEAKTDNFIEMYLRPPSASEEARINDWIKVRQSGIRYYLSLGDQRIVDKNFIIRPKAEFEVGRMTLGGLLALGYNVVVSYKRASISVNIDSLSLSRETIDTLDETYMVLRGTNRKTVGAEALKLAINGPWITKSYLEMILERKGVPRLNTPPPISSTSVVTNQERMIAAPRPIRTTSNLVTRLEDLSQPWTRSPTKLKMEPVLAAWHFISSDTLHADSSVIGFSRETTTDSSSFRDTIKLAPMPDSYDLDRGLLLSVQAIQALLENKGLPVVVGIGGPSGSGKTSLAHKMANIVGCEVVSLESYFKSEQVKDFKYDDFSSLDLSLLSKNIADIRNRRRTKAPIFDLETGARSGFKDLEVSEDCGVIIFEGVYALHPEIRKSLDLWIAVVGGVHSHLISRVQRDKSKVGCFLSQNEIMMTVFPMFQQHIEPHLVHAHLKIRNDFDPVLSPESSLFVLKTNKQSL; encoded by the exons ATGGACGACGGGGTTGTTCAGCGAGTTTTTCAAGAAGGAGGCCGAGACTACGAATCATCTTCTACTTCTTCCGTTCTCCAATCTCTTCCCCTTCATGCG TCTTTTGATCATGGGTATTACTTGTTAGTAAAATCCATTCAAGAACTCAGACAGAAAAAAGATGGTCTTGTTACTGTTGGTATTGGCGGTCCTAGTGGTTCTGGCAAAACAAG CTTAGCTGAGAAGGTTGCATCTGTAATTGGTTGTACTATTATCTCAATGGAGAACTATCGTGATGGTGTTGATGAAGGGAATGTTTTGGATTCATTAGATTTTGATACATTGGTACAAAATCTTGAG gACTTGACAAAAGGCCAAGATACTATGATGCCGGTGTTTGATTACCAACAAAAGAAACGCATTGGTTCAAAGGCAATAAAAAGTTCTTCATCTGGGGTG GTTGTAGTTGATGGTACCTATGCTCTGAATGCAAGATTGCGCTCTTTGCTAGACATACGGGTTGCAGTG GTTGGTGGTGTTCACTTTAGTCTCCTTTCTAAAGTCCGATATGACATTGGGGATTCTTGTTCCCTGGATTATCTTATTGACAGCATTTTCCCATTGTTCAGAAAGAACATTGAGCCAGACCTACATCACGCACAa ATTAGAATAAACAACAGCTTTGTTTCATCATTTAGAGAAGCAATCTACAAGCTGAAGTGTAGAAGTGAG ACACCAGACAGGCATTCTGCCTTTGCctttcaagaaaatgaagcaaAAACGGATAA TTTTATTGAGATGTATCTTAGGCCTCCATCAGCAAGTGAAGAGGCGCGGATAAATGATTGGATTAAGGTGCGTCAATCTGGTATAAGGTATTATCTATCACTTGGGGACCAGAGGATTGTGGACAAAAATTTCATAATCAGGCCAAAAGCTGAATTTGAG GTTGGCCGTATGACACTTGGTGGATTGCTGGCTTTGGGGTACAATGTTGTTGTCAGTTATAAACGGGCATCAATATCTGTTAATATTGACAGTCTTTCATTATCACGTGAAACCATTGATACTCTTGATGAGACGTACATGGTGCTGAGGGGCACAAATAGGAAA ACAGTTGGGGCTGAAGCATTAAAGCTAGCTATCAATGGACCGTGGATCACCAAATCATATCTGGAGATGATTCTTGAGAGAAAAG GTGTACCACGACTTAATACACCGCCACCTATTTCCAGCACATCTGTAGTTACCAATCAAGAAAGGATGATCGCTGCCCCAAGGCCAATTCGTACGACTTCAAACCTTGTTACTCGGCTTGAAGACCTATCTCAGCCTTGGACACGATCcccaacaaaattgaaaatggaACCTGTATTAGCAGCATGGCATTTCATCTCATCAGATACATTGCATGCTGATAGCTCAGTAATAG GCTTCTCTCGTGAAACAACCacagattcttcttctttcagggATACAATAAAGCTTGCTCCAATGCCTGATTCATATGATCTAGATAGAGGACTGCTGCTTTCAGTTCAAGCCATACAA GCTTTGTTGGAGAATAAAGGTCTCCCTGTTGTAGTTGGAATTG GAGGTCCAAGTGGATCTGGGAAAACTAGTCTGGCTCATAAAATGGCAAATATTGTTGGTTGCGAAGTGGTTTCCCTTGAAAGCTATTTTAAATCTGAACAAGTGAAGGATTTTAAGTATGATGACTTTAGCTCTCTTGATCTATCTTTGCTTTCTAAG AACATTGCTGACATTCGGAACCGTCGAAGAACAAAAGCACCCATTTTTGACTTGGAGACTGGTGCTCGTAGTGGCTTCAAGGATCTTGAAGTTTCTGAAGATTGTGGCGTG ATAATTTTTGAAGGCGTTTATGCTCTGCATCCTGAGATACGAAAGTCACTTGACTTGTGGATTGCTGTT GTTGGAGGTGTTCATTCGCATCTGATTTCTCGAGTTCAGAGGGACAAGAGTAAAGTGGGATGTTTCTTATCTCAAAATGAGATCATGATGACGGTGTTCCCAATGTTCCAGCAGCACATTGAACCTCATCTTGTTCATGCACAT CTTAAGATTCGAAATGACTTTGATCCGGTGCTTTCCCCTGAGAGTTCGTTGTTTGTTTTAAAGACTAACAAGCAA TCTTTGTAA
- the LOC120009034 gene encoding nudix hydrolase 25-like — translation MILTRGTSHLNIPFLVVKRVRRIRENHDPHNCTHRLSVKVQNSHRFVVGQRHSFPPSHLLCKESKAGMEGCPSGYRPQVGVCLINSDSQIFVASRLNVPGAWQMPQGGIEDDEEPKSAAIRGLQEETGIVSAEIVAEVPKWLTYDFSPAVKAKVNRLWGGEWHGQAQKWFLTRMTNDDSEINLANGGADTEFSEWKWASPEEVIEQAVDYKRPMYEEVVRTFQPYLN, via the exons ATGATATTAACACGAGGAACCTCGCATCTTAACATTCCTTTTTTGGTGGTGAAAAGGGTGCGCAGGATAAGAGAGAATCATGATCCGCATAACTGCACGCATAGACTCAGTGTAAAAGTGCAAAATAGTCACCGATTTGTCGTTGGTCAGCGTCACTCATTCCC TCCATCGCATTTACTGTGCAAGGAATCGAAGGCAGGCATGGAGGGCTGCCCGTCTGGTTATCGCCCCCAAGTTGGCGTGTGTCTCATCAACTCTGATAGTCAG ATTTTTGTGGCTTCGAGATTAAATGTTCCAGGAGCATGGCAGATGCCTCAG GGAGGAATTGAAGATGACGAGGAGCCCAAATCTGCAGCCATCAGGGGATTGCAGGAGGAAACTGGAATAGTATCTGCTGAAATTGTTGCTGAG GTTCCAAAATGGTTGACGTACGATTTTTCCCCTGCTGTCAAGGCCAAAGTGAATCGTCTCTGGGGAGGTGAATGGCATGGGCAGGCACAAAAATG GTTCCTTACGCGAATGACCAATGACGATAGTGAGATTAATTTAGCAAATGGCGGAGCAGACACAGAGTTTTCAGAGTGGAAATGGGCAAGCCCTGAAGAAGTTATTGAGCAG GCAGTGGATTACAAGAGGCCTATGTATGAAGAAGTTGTGAGAACTTTCCAGCCTTATTTGAATTAA